The Candidatus Binatia bacterium region TCGGACGAATCGCACGATTTGAGCGGCGAGATACTCAACGCCAAAGATTGGCGGGGAAGCTAGCCAAAAATATTTGAAATTTTTCGCTTGGATTTGGCTTACGGAACCGGAAAAAAGATGCCTCGCGCAAAGACGCAAAGCGCGCCAAGTTCGGAGAAATATTTCTTTCTTTGCGTTCTTGGCGTCTTGGCGCGATAAATTTTCTTGTAGTCGTTTGGTATAACATTTCAAACGTAAGAAGCTAAGTCCTCATGGCCCTGATTCTCAGCGACGCCGACGTGAAGGCTTTGAATCCGCCGATGCGCGGCGCGGTGGAAGTCATCGAGGAGTGTTGCCGATTGCAGGCGTCCGGAGACCTGACCAATCATCCGCGCGTGCATCTGGCGTACCCGCCGAGCGGCGTCTCGGCGAAGCGCCAAGGCTTCGGCAATCGGACGCTGCGCATATTGCCGGCCATCGTTCCGGCTCTCGACGCGACCGGATTCCGCGTCTACACGATCGGCCCGAGAAAATCGAGCGAAGCGAGCGCGCTTTTGATTCTCTTCAGTTTCGAAGACATGACCCTCAAAGCGATCATCAACGACTCGTGGCTGCACTACATCCGCACCGGCGCGCCGGCGGGCGTCGCGGCGAAATATCTGGCGCGCGGACAGATCGACACCGTCGGCGTCATCGGGTCGGGGCGCATCGCGCGCCGCGCCGTCGAAGCCGTGGCTTGCGTGCGCAAGTTCCGCCGCATAAAAGTGTATAGCCCGAACGAAGAGCGGCGGTTGGCGTACGCGCGCGCGATGCGCGGGCTGCTCGGCATCGAAGTCGAGCCGCAAGAGGATTCCAGATCGGCGATCCAGGGCGCGGATATTCTAATTACCGCGACCAACGCCTATTGCCCGGTTTACGACGGAAGCTGGTTGGCGCCGGGCACGCTGGTGATCTCGCTGGCCCCCGGCGAGATCGACGTGACGACCCTGGAGAGAGGAAAGATTTTTGCGACCTGGAAGGACCAGGCGCTACACGACATCCCTCCGCGCGAGCCTTTCAAGACGCTGGCGGCCGAAGGGCGGCTGGCCGAATTCGAAACGAAGTGCCGGGAGCTGCACGACGCGGTGACCGGAGCTTCGCCCGGGCGGGAAAGCGAGGACGAGATCATCACGTGCCTGGTTCCGGCCTCTTCGATCTGGGACCCGGCGATGGCGTCATGGGCTTACGGCCTCGCCCGGGCGAAAGGAATTGGAACGGATGTGGTGATTTAGGGACAGAAGAGCAAAATCTCTTTCACCCTCTCCCTATGGGAGAGGGAAGGGTGGTAATACCGCGGACTTGGCTGGCGGCGCCGGTCTTAATGACCGAGCACTTACGTGATTCTATGGATTTTAACAATCTTCAAGAGCTTCGTTTCCTCGGCCCCGGCTTCAACTGGATGAAGATCCAAGGCATGATCGCCGTCGCCGTCGGCGGCTACGACAGCCCGCTCCCCGCGGGAACAAAGGTGCTCGTCGAAACTTTCGATCCCGGCCTGGCCTGCATGGAAGGTCCGCGCTTGGTTGCCGAGGGCAACGTTCATACGGCGATCACGACGCCGCCCTGGTTCGCCCGGATGGCGCTCGAAGGCAAAGGCTACTTCTCTGCGCCGATACCGCTGAAGGCGCTGGCGCGCTTTCCGCATTTCGACCAACTGGCTCTCGCCGTCAGAAAAGAGACGAAACTAAAAAGCCTCAAGGAAGCGATCGAAAAGAAATTTCCGCTGAAGATCTCCACCGCGCCGCCGGGCCATCCCGCGCGCTGGGTGATCGAGGAAGTATTGAAGACTTACGGCTCAGCGCTCGCCGACTTCGAGCGCTGGGGCGGTAAAGTGACGGCCGAGGACCGGCAGAAAGGGCGAGTTGACGCGCTTCGGGAAAATTTAATCGACGCGGTCTTCGACGAGGCGCTCATGACTTCGCGCTGGAAAGCTGTTACGGATGGATTTGATTTTACCTTCCTCCCTATCGAGGAAGAGGCGCTCCGCCGTTGTGAAGCGCTCGGCATGAGCCGGGGAGCGATTCCGCGCGGGAGGCTGAGAGGCGTGGACGCCGACGTCCCCACGATCGACTTCGCCGGTTGGCTGCTTTATTGCCGCGAGGATTTTCCCGACGATTACGCGTATCACGTCGTCAAGGCCGTGGA contains the following coding sequences:
- a CDS encoding ornithine cyclodeaminase family protein produces the protein MALILSDADVKALNPPMRGAVEVIEECCRLQASGDLTNHPRVHLAYPPSGVSAKRQGFGNRTLRILPAIVPALDATGFRVYTIGPRKSSEASALLILFSFEDMTLKAIINDSWLHYIRTGAPAGVAAKYLARGQIDTVGVIGSGRIARRAVEAVACVRKFRRIKVYSPNEERRLAYARAMRGLLGIEVEPQEDSRSAIQGADILITATNAYCPVYDGSWLAPGTLVISLAPGEIDVTTLERGKIFATWKDQALHDIPPREPFKTLAAEGRLAEFETKCRELHDAVTGASPGRESEDEIITCLVPASSIWDPAMASWAYGLARAKGIGTDVVI
- a CDS encoding TAXI family TRAP transporter solute-binding subunit; this translates as MDFNNLQELRFLGPGFNWMKIQGMIAVAVGGYDSPLPAGTKVLVETFDPGLACMEGPRLVAEGNVHTAITTPPWFARMALEGKGYFSAPIPLKALARFPHFDQLALAVRKETKLKSLKEAIEKKFPLKISTAPPGHPARWVIEEVLKTYGSALADFERWGGKVTAEDRQKGRVDALRENLIDAVFDEALMTSRWKAVTDGFDFTFLPIEEEALRRCEALGMSRGAIPRGRLRGVDADVPTIDFAGWLLYCREDFPDDYAYHVVKAVDERRELIESLFQPGQGLTGKLVPGELCRDTAIPLHPGAAKYYREKGYL